A single Mangifera indica cultivar Alphonso chromosome 20, CATAS_Mindica_2.1, whole genome shotgun sequence DNA region contains:
- the LOC123203898 gene encoding LIM domain-containing protein WLIM1-like: MATFGGTTQKCTACDKTVYLVDELTADNKVYHRACFRCHHCKGTLKLFNYSSFEGVLYCKPHFDQLFKMTGSLDKSFEGTPKTVRVERSADQVKNSRVSSMFAGTQEKCVACKKTVYPIEKVAVDGTSYHKACFRCTHGGCVISPSNYVAHEHRLYCRHHHNQLFKQKGNFSQLGNHEQVKGDHEQVKGVTENATA, from the exons ATGGCAACTTTTGGAGGAACAACCCAGAAGTGTACGGCGTGTGATAAGACTGTGTATTTGGTTGATGAGCTTACTGCTGATAACAAAGTCTATCACAGGGCTTGCTTCAGATGCCACCACTGTAAGGGGACTCTCAAG TTGTTCAATTATTCGTCCTTTGAGGGCGTTTTGTATTGCAAGCCTCACTTTGATCAACTGTTTAAGATGACTGGGAGCTTGGATAAGAGTTTTGAAG GAACTCCAAAAACTGTTAGGGTTGAGAGATCTGCTGATCAG GTAAAAAATAGCAGAGTTTCCAGTATGTTTGCTGGAACTCAGGAGAAATGTGTTGCTTGTAAGAAAACTGTTTACCCAATTGAGAAG GTGGCAGTAGACGGCACATCATACCACAAAGCCTGTTTCAGGTGTACCCATGGTGGCTGTGTGATTAGCCCATCAAATTATGTGGCACACGAGCACCGCCTATATTGCAGGCATCACCACAATCAACTCTTCAAGCAGAAAGGTAACTTCAGCCAACTTGGCAACCATGAACAGGTTAAAGGAGACCATGAACAGGTTAAAGGAGTGACTGAGAATGCAACAGCTTAG